Proteins encoded within one genomic window of bacterium:
- a CDS encoding DUF4097 domain-containing protein — translation MRQYLVIAAVVLLSINLSLCPLHAQKTIDRAFSVQPGGELLLDTDAGDVILNGSPTSQVKIHIESDCDLAGKIDFTFSQKGNRVEVNGKARETSSFLGLLKRCAFDGHLRITIEIPQSFNPSIQTSGGDVEAAGIIGKTALQTSGGNVSAARITGCVHLGTSGGDIHAEEINGPLAASTSGGEVTARGIGGACNLSTSGGDIEAFAVQGDCAIETYGGSITADSLGGSLNAETSGGSIEACLRSQPRSACGLSTSGGDITLTVPTSISAELSAHTSGGNVKSDLPVKVFSTEEGEMDGTLGQGGPALTLRTSGGNIRLRAIK, via the coding sequence ATGCGCCAATACCTCGTAATCGCCGCTGTAGTGCTGCTTTCGATCAACCTGAGCCTCTGCCCGCTGCACGCTCAGAAAACCATCGACCGCGCGTTCAGCGTGCAGCCCGGCGGAGAGCTGCTTCTGGATACCGACGCCGGGGATGTGATCCTGAACGGCAGCCCCACTTCACAGGTAAAAATCCACATCGAGTCCGACTGCGACCTGGCGGGGAAGATCGATTTCACTTTCTCCCAGAAGGGGAACCGGGTGGAGGTGAACGGAAAAGCCAGGGAAACGAGCAGCTTTCTGGGCTTACTGAAAAGATGTGCGTTCGACGGCCATCTTCGGATCACGATCGAGATACCGCAGAGCTTCAACCCAAGCATCCAGACCTCCGGCGGCGACGTTGAAGCTGCGGGGATCATCGGGAAGACCGCTTTGCAGACCTCGGGCGGGAATGTCAGCGCCGCAAGGATTACCGGCTGCGTCCACCTGGGCACCTCGGGCGGCGATATCCACGCCGAGGAGATAAACGGTCCGCTCGCCGCAAGCACATCGGGGGGCGAAGTCACAGCCCGCGGGATCGGCGGGGCCTGCAACCTCTCCACCAGTGGCGGGGATATCGAGGCTTTCGCTGTCCAGGGTGATTGCGCAATCGAGACTTACGGCGGCAGCATTACTGCGGACAGCCTGGGCGGGAGCCTGAATGCCGAGACCAGCGGCGGCAGTATCGAGGCCTGCCTGAGGAGCCAGCCCCGCAGCGCCTGCGGGCTGAGTACCAGCGGCGGGGATATCACTCTCACTGTCCCGACCTCGATCTCGGCCGAGCTGTCGGCCCACACCAGCGGCGGCAACGTGAAATCCGATCTTCCGGTCAAGGTGTTCAGTACGGAGGAGGGGGAAATGGACGGCACCCTGGGCCAGGGCGGCCCGGCGCTCACCCTGCGCACCTCGGGCGGGAATATCCGTCTGCGGGCCATAAAATAA
- a CDS encoding low specificity L-threonine aldolase, which produces MIDLRSDTLTLPDEGMRRAMASAELGDDVYGEDPTVNRLQQTAADLFGREAALFVPSGSMGNSICLNVLTRPGMEVVCDRQSHVYNYEMAGMAVLSGLLPRIIDGERGAPDAAQVEAAIRPQIYYLAQTGCISLENTVNLAGGRVFPAERFRAVTALAASRSIPVHLDGARVFNAAVALGRTVRSLTEGVEGLTFCLSKGLGAPVGSLVLGTRAFVEQARRVRKLLGGGMRQAGVLAAAGQYALEHNVERLAEDHANARRLAVGLSGMPGLSLDLEAVETNIIFLHLAPPAPEASELCRRLAALGVRLSPAGPDSLRLVTNLNVSARDIELTLTAFARALKGA; this is translated from the coding sequence ATGATCGATCTGAGGAGCGATACCCTGACCCTGCCCGATGAGGGTATGCGCCGCGCCATGGCCTCGGCCGAACTGGGCGATGATGTCTACGGCGAGGACCCCACGGTGAACCGTCTGCAGCAGACCGCCGCCGATCTGTTCGGGCGCGAGGCGGCCCTGTTCGTGCCCAGCGGCTCGATGGGCAACTCGATCTGCCTGAACGTGCTGACCCGCCCGGGCATGGAGGTGGTCTGCGACCGCCAGTCGCACGTCTACAACTATGAGATGGCCGGGATGGCCGTGCTGAGCGGCCTTTTGCCGCGCATTATAGACGGCGAGCGGGGAGCGCCGGATGCCGCACAGGTGGAGGCGGCGATCCGCCCGCAGATTTACTACCTGGCCCAGACCGGCTGCATCAGCCTGGAGAACACGGTCAACCTGGCCGGGGGACGGGTGTTCCCGGCGGAGCGGTTCCGGGCTGTGACCGCCCTGGCTGCCTCGCGCTCGATCCCGGTGCACCTGGACGGCGCGCGGGTGTTCAACGCCGCCGTGGCCCTGGGCCGGACTGTCCGCAGCCTGACCGAGGGCGTGGAGGGCCTCACTTTCTGCCTGTCCAAGGGCCTCGGCGCTCCGGTCGGCTCGCTGGTGCTGGGCACGCGGGCTTTTGTGGAACAGGCGCGGCGGGTGCGCAAGCTGCTGGGCGGCGGGATGCGTCAGGCCGGGGTCCTGGCCGCGGCCGGCCAGTACGCCCTGGAGCACAACGTGGAGCGCCTGGCCGAGGACCACGCCAACGCCCGTCGCCTTGCCGTGGGACTGTCTGGTATGCCGGGGTTGAGCCTGGACTTGGAGGCCGTGGAGACGAATATCATTTTCCTGCACCTGGCACCCCCAGCCCCGGAGGCCTCCGAGCTCTGCCGCCGTCTGGCCGCGCTGGGGGTGCGTCTCAGCCCGGCCGGCCCGGACAGCCTGCGCCTGGTGACCAACCTGAACGTCTCCGCCCGGGACATCGAGCTGACCCTGACGGCGTTCGCCCGGGCGCTCAAAGGGGCCTGA
- a CDS encoding DUF1848 domain-containing protein, translating to MAASQAEPVVISASRRTDIPAHWLDWFLGCLGRGGLTLTNPYNGSSREVSLRREDVHSLVFWSKNYGPLLERLPELEPWPLAFNFTLNSPDPLLEPSLPPLEDRLEQMAALVRVFGPRAVRWRHDPVAFYELEGRARDNLGEFERLLDRAAALGLDCCTVSFMDHYRKIDLRQARVPGLRFVYPEKSRLLEVAAWMSEHASRRGVRLLTCCEAVLAGSGIANLAPGGCIDHARLEGLHGGRLSHRVDRGQRRDSGCLCHESVDIGSYRGQPCRCGCLYCYANPLVA from the coding sequence GTGGCTGCTTCACAGGCGGAGCCGGTTGTCATCTCGGCCAGCCGCCGCACCGATATCCCGGCCCATTGGCTCGACTGGTTCCTCGGCTGCCTTGGCCGGGGCGGTCTGACCCTGACCAACCCCTACAACGGCTCCAGCCGGGAGGTCTCGCTCCGGCGTGAGGACGTGCACTCGCTGGTGTTCTGGTCCAAGAACTACGGCCCCCTGCTGGAGCGCCTGCCGGAGCTGGAGCCCTGGCCGCTGGCGTTCAATTTCACCCTGAACAGCCCCGATCCGCTCCTGGAGCCGTCCCTGCCCCCGCTGGAGGACCGCCTGGAGCAAATGGCCGCCCTGGTCCGTGTTTTCGGCCCGAGGGCCGTTCGCTGGCGGCACGATCCTGTAGCGTTCTACGAGCTGGAGGGCCGGGCGCGGGACAACCTGGGCGAGTTCGAGCGCCTGCTCGACCGGGCCGCGGCGCTCGGCCTGGATTGCTGCACGGTCTCGTTCATGGACCATTACCGCAAGATCGACCTGCGGCAGGCCCGGGTGCCGGGGCTGCGCTTTGTCTACCCGGAGAAATCACGCCTGTTGGAGGTCGCCGCCTGGATGTCTGAACATGCCTCCCGGCGGGGAGTGCGCCTTCTGACCTGCTGCGAGGCGGTTCTGGCCGGCTCCGGGATCGCGAACCTCGCCCCAGGGGGCTGCATCGACCACGCCCGGCTGGAGGGCCTGCACGGGGGGCGGCTTTCACACCGTGTTGACAGGGGACAGCGCCGGGACTCCGGCTGCCTCTGCCACGAGAGTGTCGATATCGGCAGCTACCGCGGGCAACCCTGCCGCTGCGGCTGCCTGTACTGTTACGCCAACCCGCTTGTCGCTTGA